GTTCTGCGCGGTGCTGGTGCACTTCAACTTCCTGACCAGCCTGGAGAATGACCGGATTCAGCAGCAGTATATCTTCCCGCTCTTCCTGCAGGGCGGCCGTTATCCGCTGCTGATTCACCGGGAGCTGGAGCAGGAGCTGAAGCTCATCCCGCTCTTGGAGGAGGTACGCGATCTCTATCAGCAGGAGGCGCACGGCTATGAGATGCTGATCAAGGCCAGGCTGTTCGAGGGGCTCTACCGGCTGGAGAAATATGCGGCCGAGCATCCGCGGGCGGAGCTGCCCGGGCAATCCAGAGGCGGCAACAGCTCGATGCTGGCCAAAAAAATGCTCGCCTACGTCCAGCAGAACTACAACAAGCGGATTACGCTTGCCGACATGGCGCAGCAGGTCAATATGAGCCCGTCCTACTTCTGCCGCTTCATGAAGAAGCAATTCGACCTGTCCCCGATGGACTTCCTGAACGAATACCGCATCTCGGAGGCGGTCAGCCTGCTGGAGACCACGGATAAGAAGATCATGGAGATCTCCGGGCTGACCGGCTTCAGCAATGTGAACCGCTTCACGGAAATGTTCAAGAAGACCTACGGCTGCCGCCCGATGGATTACCGGAACCGGCTGCGGCAGAATAAGTAGGCTTGGAATGAAAAAAAGCAGCCCCTGATGTGCAGGGACTGCTTTTTGTTATGGTCTGGTTATGGTGCTGGAAGGGTGCAGCTTATTTGGCAGCCTCAGACGGCTCGAGCCAGCGTGAACCCATCACAGGCTCTGCTGTTGCAGTGAAGCCTGCAGGCAGGTACGTGGAGACCGTGCCTTTGGAGATCACCTGCGGATACATTTTATCCGGGTCAGGTAGGGTCACCTTGAAGTAGATCACCGCTTTGGTGTCGCTGGTGAACTCGATGCGCTCTACCGCCAGGCCGTACCCCGGGTTCGGCAGGTTATCGACGGTGATGGTGGCTTTGTTGACACCTTCAGCGATTTTATCCAAAGTCACTTCTGAAGTGTATTGATTCTCTGGCACCGGCTCCGGCTCGGAAGGCTCATTCCCCGGATTGTTCGGCGTAATCACCCGATCGGCGAAATCAGCGGCATCATGGATCATCACCGCTGCTTCAGCGCGGGTAATGGCATCGGACGGGCGGAATTTGCCGTTGTCCAGCGTGAGCACCTTCGTGTTCAGCAGGACCTGGAGACTGTAATTCACCTCTGACGGAAGCTTGTCGCCATCCTCGATCATGAAGTACATTTTCGTTACGGGGAAGTTCCCTTTGCTCTGCAGGGCCTCTGCCAGGAGATGGGCGAATTCCGCCCGGGTCATCGCCTCATTCGGCTTGATGTCCTTCGCCAGCGTCAGGCCGGCCTGTTTGGCAATCGCGAACGATGACGCATACCAGGCATTATCCTTAACATTATCGAACAATTGGCTGGCTGTAGCATTGCTGTCTGTCTTAGGAGTCAGCGACAGCCCTTTCACCAGGAACTGCACGGCTTGTGCATTCGTTACTTTCGCATTCGGGGCAAACAGGTCACCCGTAATTCCGTTAATGACACCGGCATTATGCAGCGAATTGATCTTCGTCTCGGCCGCATTCCCCTTGAGGTCCGAAAAGGCAAATGCGGACGCTCCAAACGATAAGCTGGCAGCCAGGATTCCGCACGCGATGCTCATGGTTTTTGCGCGCTTCGTTAAGTTAGTAGTTTTCATTGTGCATCACCTCTATATACTATGATGGTTAAACGTGCGGAAAAGTTGCAGTTGTCGGAAAATTAATACGCAATTGTTAGGACAACGGGATAAAACGGGTAGTCCACAGGTAAAATTTATTCCGGGGATCGATGAATCCTCTTTTATCCTCATCCAGGGCGGCGATCTGCTTCATTTCTTCCTCAGTCAGGGAGAAATCAAACAGCTCCATATTCTGCTTCAGCCTTGCGGGAGTAACCGATTTCGGTATGACTGCGATGTTCCGGTCAAGGTTCCATCTCAAGATGACCTGCGCTGGGGTTTTGTTGTACTTGGCTGCTATTTCAGTGAGTACAGGGTGAGCAAGCATCTGCTGATTGCCGTGTCCAAAAGGGCTCCAGGCCACATGCTGGATATTATGCTTATTCATATAATCATGAAGCGATTCTTGCTGCAGCAAGGGGTTCGTCTGGATCTGATTCACTGCGGGGATGATCGTCCCCTGCTTCATCACCTTGTCCAGATGCTCCGGCTCAAAATTGGATACCCCGATCGCTCTGATCTTGCCCTCCTTGTATAAGGACTCCATGATCTGCCAGCTCTCCATGTAATTCTTGGCCGGCCAGTGGATCAAGTAGAGATCGATATAATCGGTGTGCAGTTTGTGCAGACTGTCTTCAAAGGCCTGGCGGGTCTTTCGCCCCAGATGTGTGCTCCATACTTTAGTTGTGATAAAAAGCTCGCTTCGCGGCACTCCGGATTTCCGGATCGCGCTGGCGATCAGCTCTTCGTTGCGGTACGCTGCCGCTGTATCCAGATGCCGGTACCCGTTTTCCAGTGCATAGACCAGCGCAGCTTCATCTTCATTTTTGATATTATAAACGCCTAGACCGACTTTGGGCATCAGCACACCGTTGTTCAGCACGAAATTTTCCATCCGGGAGTCACCCTTCCTCTTCCATTGTAGTTGTGGCCCCATCTTGAAGCCGGTATACAAATGCCGCAGAGTCGTCAAATAGCTGCTTCAGCTTGAACAGATCGCTCTGATGAACCTCCAAATAGTAATAATTCTTGGTCCCCACACGCTTCATCCCGATTAAGTTGGCGTCCTTCAGGATCTTCAGGTGATGGGAGACGGCCGGGCGGGACAGGTTCGTTCTGGAAGCAATCTCCCCGACCCGGGTGCCGCCCTCCCTGCATTCCCCGCTGCTATCAATCAAGGATAGAATAATCAATTGCCGTGTCGGGTCCCCAACCGCAAATAAGGCCTGTTGAGACTCGCGGAAAGCCGCCGCCAGCTCATTCAATCGTTCCTTCCGCTCGGTATTGTCCAATATGTTTGGCCACCTTCAATCAATGGTTTAATCTTTTGAACGATTATAGCATAGGAAATGGATGAATAATCATTGGGAAAGAAAATCGAGACGAATGAGGATCTGTTGTAGAATAGAGTTAGTAGAGTAACCTAAAAAATATTATTTATGGGAAACTTTTTAAATTTGT
This region of Paenibacillus sp. FSL K6-1096 genomic DNA includes:
- a CDS encoding AraC family transcriptional regulator, translating into MKKSLELLEAIGEPVSQDMKEKLTHGSRQFRMSVHVTKVSPTNNLVLYSHWHEELELLFMLKGTAKFHVGQEKIVVQSGEVIFIQPNMLHSAIRVDQEEIVFCAVLVHFNFLTSLENDRIQQQYIFPLFLQGGRYPLLIHRELEQELKLIPLLEEVRDLYQQEAHGYEMLIKARLFEGLYRLEKYAAEHPRAELPGQSRGGNSSMLAKKMLAYVQQNYNKRITLADMAQQVNMSPSYFCRFMKKQFDLSPMDFLNEYRISEAVSLLETTDKKIMEISGLTGFSNVNRFTEMFKKTYGCRPMDYRNRLRQNK
- a CDS encoding S-layer homology domain-containing protein, which codes for MKTTNLTKRAKTMSIACGILAASLSFGASAFAFSDLKGNAAETKINSLHNAGVINGITGDLFAPNAKVTNAQAVQFLVKGLSLTPKTDSNATASQLFDNVKDNAWYASSFAIAKQAGLTLAKDIKPNEAMTRAEFAHLLAEALQSKGNFPVTKMYFMIEDGDKLPSEVNYSLQVLLNTKVLTLDNGKFRPSDAITRAEAAVMIHDAADFADRVITPNNPGNEPSEPEPVPENQYTSEVTLDKIAEGVNKATITVDNLPNPGYGLAVERIEFTSDTKAVIYFKVTLPDPDKMYPQVISKGTVSTYLPAGFTATAEPVMGSRWLEPSEAAK
- a CDS encoding aldo/keto reductase gives rise to the protein MENFVLNNGVLMPKVGLGVYNIKNEDEAALVYALENGYRHLDTAAAYRNEELIASAIRKSGVPRSELFITTKVWSTHLGRKTRQAFEDSLHKLHTDYIDLYLIHWPAKNYMESWQIMESLYKEGKIRAIGVSNFEPEHLDKVMKQGTIIPAVNQIQTNPLLQQESLHDYMNKHNIQHVAWSPFGHGNQQMLAHPVLTEIAAKYNKTPAQVILRWNLDRNIAVIPKSVTPARLKQNMELFDFSLTEEEMKQIAALDEDKRGFIDPRNKFYLWTTRFIPLS
- a CDS encoding metalloregulator ArsR/SmtB family transcription factor, with protein sequence MDNTERKERLNELAAAFRESQQALFAVGDPTRQLIILSLIDSSGECREGGTRVGEIASRTNLSRPAVSHHLKILKDANLIGMKRVGTKNYYYLEVHQSDLFKLKQLFDDSAAFVYRLQDGATTTMEEEG